A genomic window from Cucumis melo cultivar AY chromosome 8, USDA_Cmelo_AY_1.0, whole genome shotgun sequence includes:
- the LOC103484890 gene encoding tubulin alpha chain-like, translating to MRECISVHIGQAGIQVGNACWELYCLEHGIQPDGQMPSDKTVGGGDDAFNTFFSETGAGKHVPRAVFVDLEPTVIDEVRTGTYRQLFHPEQLISGKEDAANNFARGHYTIGKEIVDLCLDRIRKLADNCTGLQGFLVFNAVGGGTGSGLGSLLLERLSVDYGKKSKLGFTVYPSPQVSTSVVEPYNSVLSTHSLLEHTDVAVLLDNEAIYDICRRSLDIDRPTYQNLNRLISQVISSLTASLRFDGALNVDVTEFQTNLVPYPRIHFMLSSYAPVISAEKAYHEQLSVAEITNSAFEPSSMMAKCDPRHGKYMACCLMYRGDVVPKDVNAAVATIKTKRTIQFVDWCPTGFKCGINYQPPTVVPGGDLAKVQRAVCMISNSTSVAEVFSRIDHKFDLMYAKRAFVHWYVGEGMEEGEFSEAREDLAALEKDYEEVGAEAGDDDDEEGEDY from the exons CCCGATGGACAGATGCCTAGTGACAAGACAGTGGGTGGGGGCGACGACGCCTTCAACACCTTCTTCAGTGAGACTGGTGCTGGAAAGCATGTACCTCGTGCTGTTTTTGTAGATCTTGAGCCAACGGTCATCGATGAAGTCAGAACAGGGACATACCGCCAACTCTTCCATCCTGAACAGTTAATCAGTGGCAAGGAAGATGCAGCTAACAATTTTGCTCGTGGCCATTATACGA TTGGTAAAGAGATTGTTGATCTCTGCTTGGATCGTATCAGAAAACTTGCCGACAACTGTACTGGTCTTCAAGGTTTCCTCGTTTTCAATGCTGTGGGTGGAGGAACGGGTTCTGGTCTTGGATCCCTTCTGCTGGAACGTCTTTCAGTGGACTACGGGAAGAAATCCAAGCTTGGATTTACTGTTTATCCTTCACCGCAGGTGTCCACATCTGTAGTTGAGCCTTATAACAGTGTCCTTTCAACCCATTCGCTTTTGGAGCACACCGATGTTGCAGTGCTACTTGATAACGAAGCCATTTATGATATCTGTAGGCGTTCCCTCGACATTGATCGACCCACCTACCAGAACCTCAACCGCTTGATTTCTCAG GTGATATCATCTCTGACTGCATCTCTGAGGTTTGATGGTGCACTGAACGTGGATGTTACTGAGTTCCAGACAAATCTGGTGCCATACCCTAGGATTCACTTCATGCTTTCATCATACGCTCCTGTGATATCAGCGGAGAAGGCGTACCATGAGCAACTCTCTGTTGCAGAGATCACCAACAGTGCATTTGAGCCTTCATCCATGATGGCCAAGTGTGACCCCCGCCATGGAAAATACATGGCCTGTTGTTTGATGTACAGAGGAGATGTGGTTCCAAAGGATGTCAACGCAGCGGTGGCTACCATTAAAACCAAACGAACCATCCAATTTGTTGACTGGTGCCCAACAGGATTCAAGTGTGGTATCAATTACCAGCCACCTACTGTTGTACCAGGCGGGGATTTGGCCAAGGTTCAAAGAGCTGTATGCATGATCTCCAACTCCACAAGTGTCGCAGAGGTCTTCTCCCGCATTGACCACAAATTTGATCTCATGTACGCAAAGAGGGCTTTTGTGCATTGGTACGTGGGTGAGGGTATGGAAGAAGGCGAGTTCTCTGAGGCTAGGGAGGATCTTGCTGCGTTGGAGAAGGACTACGAGGAGGTCGGTGCTGAGGCGGGTGATGATGATGACGAAGAAGGAGAAGACTATTAG